The nucleotide window CCAACAAATCCAAGCTGTACAACACCAACGAAGCGAACGCCAACGCGCGGATTTCGGCAATGCTGCCGTACGTGCTCGCAGCCTCGCGCTTCGCGCACTACCTGAAGGTGATCATGCGCGACAAGGTCGGCAGTTTCATGACCCGCGACAACGTGCAGACCTACCTCAACAACTGGATCGCCGACTACGTGCTGATCAACGACAACGCGCCGCAGGAGATCAAGGCGCAATACCCGTTGCGTGAAGCCCGGGTGGATGTGACCGAGGTGGCCGGCAAACCGGGGGCCTACAAGGCCACGGTGTTCCTGCGGCCGCACTTCCAGCTCGAAGAGCTGACCGCGTCGATCCGCCTGGTCGCGACCCTGCCGCCACCGGTAGCTGCCTGACCGCTGAAACCTGTGGCACCACTGGAGTCTGTGGCAGCACTGAAACCTGTGGCGAGGGAGCCTGCTCCCGCTGGGCTGCGAAGCGGCCCCAAAAACGGGACTGCTGCGCAGTCCAGCGGGAGCAAGCTCCCTCGCCACAGGTTCAGTGTTTGGCTTAACAGATTCAGTGTTCGGCTTAACAGGTTCAGTGTCCGGCTTAATTGATTGGCATTGGGTATTCACCCACTTGTCTATAGCGATTACTTTCAGGAGTTTCATGCGATGGATGCAATCATTCTCGACCTCGGCGGCGACATCAAAGGCGATAGCCTGCTCGAGGGTTACAAGGACAAGATCGAAGTCATGTCCTACAGCCACAACGTGGCGATGCAGGTGACCAACGACGTCAGCAACTCGGAGCGGACCTCCGGCAAGCCGCACATCGGCGAGTTCACCCTGACCAAATTCGTCGACAGCTCGACGCCCTCCCTCAACGAGTATTGCTGCGCCGGCAAACCGATCCCCGAAGCCAAGATCACCATCGGCCGTAACGCCGCCGAGGGCAGTGGCCAGCTGATGCCGTTCATCATCTACACCCTGACCAACGTGGTGCTGTCCAACGTCAGCGTCAGTGGTGGTACGGGTGGCAAACCGGTGGAAACCATTTCCCTGAACTTCACCAAGATCAAATGGGAGCTCACCGCCCAGAAAGACGACGGCACCAAGGAAGGCACGGCCGCCTCGACCTGGGACATGGCCGCCAACAAACTCATCAAAGCCAAGTAAGCGGACGCGTCGGCCATGGCAGGCACCGGCATTGTTCCGCCGTTGTTCGAGCGCCTCGCCGCAAGCGAGGTCGACACCGTGCAGGTGTTCGATCGCCAGGGGTTGCTCGACTCGGTGCACACGGAGTTGCTGCGGCTGTTCAATACCCGACGCGGCCAACGCCCACTGACCTCTCCGCCGAGCATTCTCGACTACGGCATCGCTGACTGGACCGCCTTGCAACAGCAGCGCAGCGATGACCGTCGTCAGTTGGCGCGGGAAATCCGCGAGGCGATCACCCATTTCGAACCGCGCCTGCAACTGGGCGAGGTCGAGGTCAATCCGGTCCCCGGCCATCCGCAACAACTGAGCATTCGGCTACTGGGCGAGTTGCGCAGCGGCCAGCAGCACTGGCCCGTGGCATTTGTCATCGAGAAGGCCAGCCATGGCCTTGAGGTGCGTCATGAGCGACTCGATTGACCCGCAACTGCTCGATTACTACCAACGCGAACTGACCTGGCTGCGCCACGCCGGGAGCGTTTTTGCCGAGCGTTATCCCAAGGTCGCCAGACGCCTGGAACTGTCCCCCGGTGAATGCCCCGACCCGCACGTCGAACGCCTGCTCGAAGGTTTCGCCTTGCTCGCGGCACGCCTGCAACGGCGGCTCGACGACGACTACGCCGAATTCAGCGACGCCTTGCTCGAACAACTTTATCCGTTGGCCATGCGGCCGCTGCCGTCCTGCGCGATCGTGCAGTTCGAGCCGGACCCGAGCAAGGGCAACCTGGACGATGGTTACCCATTGCCACGGGACACACCGCTGTTCGTCACCACCAGCAAAGGCGAGAGCATCCACTTTCGCACCAGCGCCGCGGTTCGACTGTGGCCGGTGGAAATCAACGAAGCGCTGTTGCTGGGCAGCGACGAAGCCCAGGCCCTGACCGGTGTGGCGCAGGCGCGCTCAGCCCTGCG belongs to Pseudomonas sp. B21-015 and includes:
- a CDS encoding Hcp family type VI secretion system effector produces the protein MDAIILDLGGDIKGDSLLEGYKDKIEVMSYSHNVAMQVTNDVSNSERTSGKPHIGEFTLTKFVDSSTPSLNEYCCAGKPIPEAKITIGRNAAEGSGQLMPFIIYTLTNVVLSNVSVSGGTGGKPVETISLNFTKIKWELTAQKDDGTKEGTAASTWDMAANKLIKAK
- the tssE gene encoding type VI secretion system baseplate subunit TssE — encoded protein: MAGTGIVPPLFERLAASEVDTVQVFDRQGLLDSVHTELLRLFNTRRGQRPLTSPPSILDYGIADWTALQQQRSDDRRQLAREIREAITHFEPRLQLGEVEVNPVPGHPQQLSIRLLGELRSGQQHWPVAFVIEKASHGLEVRHERLD